From Aspergillus chevalieri M1 DNA, chromosome 4, nearly complete sequence, a single genomic window includes:
- a CDS encoding uncharacterized protein (COG:G;~EggNog:ENOG410PGPU;~InterPro:IPR005828,IPR036259;~PFAM:PF00083;~TransMembrane:12 (i124-147o167-185i192-215o221-239i251-276o291-311i379-395o415-439i451-469o475-500i512-531o537-559i);~go_component: GO:0016021 - integral component of membrane [Evidence IEA];~go_function: GO:0022857 - transmembrane transporter activity [Evidence IEA];~go_process: GO:0055085 - transmembrane transport [Evidence IEA]), which translates to MMTMGKWITMLTGGAKRRQPDSEEAVSHEHVQHEWEEQNEIENSSEEYRHHATRISQRQILIGVDEFTAKYNLHDIRDILRKGAILSQSPDRFWLVEGLNQADIMALSVEALEKRRWFYGRQDIFDTMTLLSYYLGGVAIAQAGLMVGSSMVDDDDSISPAERLAKISKYAPFIIIGYWLSELLNRCSGRRGTIVIAGIFNIVGPIAGSGGSWQWSLASRIFIGTGMGILFCSLSIYGAEISTARSRGRAILWLQLISQLTLILMLGLMFVVGFLFGTPDPTSNMIVLNKAYSAISVMTFCLLLVCIWKSVESPHWLVLRGEMHQAYMSLCRLRKTELQAGRDLYMIYVQTIPEQRCYGKSSFTTRFHQLVTLPRVRRALLPCIIISFYMSIAALQMTPNQELQRLLHSSLFPPILMLLGAISVLIVQTGLKLFAAYAIEAYGRRGLLMRAMPHILWPLMLLEVSGAFLSPQGYYIIKILFKGSAATLVMSFAAHVPLIYASEVFPASHREIGLAMTMSVTGVIEYLEILSSSWRSVFLHPSIMGPLLILMSILTYLFMRETSQYPLEEMHMVFEASTKNLALYRLFVELPYKFKRYILRKDVALEPFEESKYNVGMITLGDTGTSPPP; encoded by the exons ATGATGACAATGGGAAAATGGATAACGATGTTGACGGGAGGGGCTAAAAGACGACAACCGGATTCTGAGGAGGCCGTATCTCATGAACACGTGCAACATGAATGGGAAGAACAAAATGAGATTGAGAATTCAAG CGAGGAATACCGTCACCACGCTACAAGAATAAGCCAACGCCAAATCCTGATCGGTGTCGACGAGTTCACAGCGAAGTATAATCTCCATGACATACGTGATATCCTGAGGAAAGGTGCAATCTTGTCTCAAAGCCCTGATAGGTTCTGGCTTGTCGAGGGCTTGAACCAGGCTGATATTATGGCTCTGAGCGTCGAAGCGCTGGAAAAACGACGTTGGTTCTATGGCCGTCAGGATATTTTCGACACTATGACTCTTTTATCATACTACCTAGGTGGAGTTGCCAT TGCACAAGCTGGATTGATGGTTGGTTCTAGTATGGTTGATGACGACGATTCCATTTCACCAGCAGAACGGCTAGCAAAGATAAGCAAATA TGCTCCGTTTATTATAATTGGGTATTGGCTGTCGGAACTATTAAACAGGTGTTCCGGGCGCCGAGGTACTATCGTGATAGCTGGGATCTTCAATATCGTAGGTCCGATAGCAGGTTCCGGTGGTAGTTGGCAATGGTCATTGGCCAGTCGAATATTCATTGGGACTGGCATGGGGATATTGTTCTGCTCCCTGTCCATCTACGGAGCTGAGATTAGCACTGCTCGTTCTCGCGGTCGTGCGATATTATGGTTGCAGTT GATCTCGCAGCTGACCCTCATACTCATGCTCGGGCTAATGTTTGTGGTTGGGTTCTTATTTGGAACACCGGATCCCACATCAAATATGATTGTTTTGAATAAAGCATACTCTGCTATCAGTGTCATGACTTTCTGTCTATTACTGGTTTGTATATGGAAATCAGTTGAGTCACCCCACTGGTTGGTACTCAGAGGTGAGATGCACCAAGCATACATGTCTCTCTGTCGGCTCCGAAAAACAGAGCTACAAGCTGGGCGTGATCTATACATGATCTACGTCCAAACTATACCCGAGCAACGATGCTATGGGAAATCAAGCTTTACTACCAGGTTTCATCAACTAGTCACGCTACCAAGGGTAAGACGTGCGTTGCTGCCATGTATTATCATTAGCTTCTACATGTCGATCGCCGCCCTACAGATGACACCCAACCAGGAACTTCAGCGCCTTCTTCATTCAAGCTTATTCCCACCTATTCTGATGCTTCTCGGCGCCATCAGTGTTTTGATCGTCCAAACCGGTCTCAAGCTATTCGCTGCATATGCAATCGAGGCGTATGGACGACGTGGGCTGCTTATGAGGGCAATGCCGCATATCCTTTGGCCATTGATGCTACTGGAAGTCAGCGGTGCATTCTTGAGTCCCCAAGGTTATTATATCATTAAAATATTATTCAAGGGATCAGCAGCCACTCTTGTTATGTCCTTTGCTGCTCATGTACCGCTCATATATGCTTCTGAGGTTTTTCCTGCGAGCCACCGCG AGATTGGTTTGGCCATGACCATGTCGGTTACAGGGGTGATCGAATATCTTGAGATTCTGAGTTCGTCATGGAGATCCGTTTTCCTCCATCCTTCTATAATGGG GCCGCTCTTAATTTTGATGTCGATTTTGACATACTTGTTCATGAGAGAAACCAGCCAATATCCGCTGGAAGAGATGCACATGGTTTTCGAAGCTTCAACAAAAAACTTGGCATTGTACCGTCTCTTTGTGGAGCTCCCGTACAAATTCAAGCGCTATATTCTTCGAAAGGACGTGGCCCTTGAACCTTTCGAGGAATCCAAGTACAACGTTGGGATGATCACATTGGGTGATACTGGTACCTCGCCTCCGCCGTGA
- a CDS encoding uncharacterized protein (COG:O;~EggNog:ENOG410PU84;~InterPro:IPR011118) — translation MKDAQGRQVYLSYKPGALFYDAQTQYNSTLGQWELEINTFGAGYVLRFLSLVDSDDFANLDGVTYDALRDWVYQGWQMYEDSLHTTWSDFTRFNEVRKTYPGLSYNQSTEVLGDWYRLFLVTGASDCSNNDLQPNGPFPQRPLALLIDWVENGVTSVTLNGTVLSGDYEGEVQQICA, via the exons ATGAAAGACGCCCAGGGGCGTCAAGTCTATCTGTCTTACAAACCCGGCGCTCTCTTCTACGATGCCCAGACTCAGTATAACTCGACCTTGGGCCAATGGGAACTGGAAATCAACACATTCGGTGCCGGATACGTCCTTCGTTTCCTATCTCTGGTCGATTCTGATGACTTCGCCAATCTCGATGGTGTCACTTATGATGCCTTGAGGGACTGGGTATACCAAGGTTGGCAGATGTATGAAGACTCCCTCCACACTACCTGGTCCGATTTCACCCGGTTCAACGAAG TGCGCAAGACGTATCCGGGGTTGTCGTATAACCAGAGCACTGAAGTGCTGGGTGACTGGTATCGCCTTTTCCTGGTCACGGGAGCATCAGACTGCTCCAACAATGATCTGCAGCCTAACGGTCCCTTTCCACAACGACCTCTTGCTTTATTGATTGACTGGGTTGAGAATGGCGTGACTTCAGTCACTTTGAATGGAACTGTTCTCTCGGGCGACTATGAAGGCGAGGTCCAGCAGATCTGTGCATAG
- a CDS encoding uncharacterized protein (COG:Q;~EggNog:ENOG410PMU0;~InterPro:IPR002347,IPR036291,IPR020904;~PFAM:PF00106,PF13561,PF08659;~go_function: GO:0016491 - oxidoreductase activity [Evidence IEA];~go_process: GO:0055114 - oxidation-reduction process [Evidence IEA]) — protein sequence MSILPREGLYIDPIVSLIRKTILNPTIALLFVGYLKLIDTPRLAAYERPAFCAAALSVALWLNDFLTRGSRNNWVTDRTWDWSKELVVVTGGSSGIGGSIVQRLASDGVQIVVIDVIPPTYSTENKHIAYHYCDLSDESEIREVCSRIRENIGHPTVLVNNAGLSRGQMVAEGTYHDNSITLRTNLLAPLLLSKEFLPHMIERNHGHIVNISSLSAYIPPAGLADYAASKAGLVAFHESLGLELKYHHGSTKVRTSLAVLSFIKTPLFKGELNQPHFFFPLMHVDTVGDAVVDTLYSGYGRTMFLPGVFRYFAGLRGAPEWIQNIVLGSSQSLKVDFKGRQMIDPVTGKLREL from the exons ATGTCCATACTCCCCCGCGAAGGCCTATACATCGACCCTATCGTATCTCTGATCCGGAAAACCATCCTAAATCCCACAATCGCTCTACTATTTGTGGGGTACCTCAAGCTGATAGATACTCCACGTCTTGCCGCTTATGAGAGGCCTGCCTTTTGCGCAGCAGCGCTCAGTGTCGCCCTGTGGCTCAACGACTTCCTCACTAGAGGCAGCAGAAACAACTGGGTGACCGATCGGACCTGGGATTGGTCGAAGGAACTCGTCGTAGTGACTGGTGGCAGTAGTGGGATTGGAGGTAGTATCGTACAGCGATTAGCCTCGGATGGAGTGCAGATTGTGGTGATCGATGTTATCCCACCGACGTATAGTACTG AAAACAAGCACATAGCGTACCACTATTGTGACCTGAGCGATGAGTCCGAGATCCGCGAGGTTTGCTCGCGTATCCGGGAGAATATTGGTCATCCTACTGTCCTCG TGAACAATGCCGGACTCTCACGCGGCCAGATGGTAGCTGAAGGCACGTACCACGACAACAGTATTACTCTACGGACAAATCTTCTTGCTCCCCTTCTCCTGAGCAAGGAGTTCCTCCCACACATGATTGAACGGAATCATGGACACATCGTTAATATCTCCTCTCTGAGTGCCTACATCCCTCCGGCTGGACTAGCAGACTATGCTGCCTCCAAAGCCGGACTGGTGGCATTCCATGAG TCTCTCGGTCTGGAGCTCAAATATCACCACGGCAGCACAAAGGTCCGCACCTCATTGGCCGTATTAAGCTTTATCAAGACACCACTGTTCAAAGGAGAGTTGAACCAGCCCCACTTCTTCTTTCCGTTGATGCATGTTGATACGGTTGGAGATGCTGTCGTAGATACTTTGTACAGCGGGTATGGAAGAACCATGTTCCTACCGGGAGTATTTCGCTATTTTGCCGGCCTG CGAGGTGCTCCAGAGTGGATACAGAATATCGTGCTAGGTAGCTCGCAGTCTCtgaaggttgatttcaaggGAAGGCAGATGATTGATCCGGTGACTGGGAAGCTCAGAGAATTGTAG
- a CDS encoding flavin-containing monooxygenase (COG:P;~EggNog:ENOG410PFFN;~InterPro:IPR025700,IPR036188;~TransMembrane:2 (n10-21c29/30o249-269i510-531o)), producing the protein MDEKTTKMMVASYSQFACVGAGLSAIALGATLKRWYQMDDIRFFERHSDCAGTWHISSYPGCACDVPSALYSFSFALNAKWTKLMPSYKEIKAYQHEVADTYSLREKMAFRTEVQECIWREDASRWLMIIRNLDTDGIFYHECQILFAATGQLVEPRPCEILGAPLFKGAIFHSARWNHDVDLEGKKVVVIGNGCTAAQIVPSIVDRTQSLTQIVRSKHWIFPAHNFSYPTVLQWIFHYIPLAMKLHRFHIFLIAESDFLMFPMTKLAARMRQMKRTWAERYMRKAAPAKYHGILIPDFDVGCKRRIFDCGYLESLHNDKLCLTDAPIVEIVPDGIVTTDGFVPADVIVLATGFQTNKFVPYTQIKGQSGKTLNQHWSRHDGPGAYNCSIMSGFPNFFLLLGPNAATGHTSAVMAVENSVNYALRVLKPVLKGDAAYVDLKPEAEGEYIMKMQEALRNRVWHTGCNSWYVNEKSWNAMSYPWSQAHYWWRSLFPTWSDWNIKAAQKPKNVLASAQLGIGLVSLVGVAIVVLKEPTIWETVLGSVRSVMSTYVA; encoded by the exons ATGGACGAGAAGACCACCAAGATGATGGTAGCATCTTACAGCCAATTTGCCTGCGTGGGCGCTGGTCTGAGTGCTATCGCTCTCGGAGCCACCCTGAAGCGATGGTACCAGATGGACGATATCAGATTCTTCGAACGGCATAGCGACTGTGCAGGAACGTGGCACATCAGTTCTTATCCAG GTTGTGCCTGTGACGTTCCAAGTGCGCTTTACAGCTTCTCGTTTGCTCTCAACGCCAAATGGACGAAGCTTATGCCTTCGTACAAAGAGATCAAAGCGTATCAGCATGAGGTGGCCGATACCTACAGCTTGCGCGAGAAGATGGCCTTCCGCACTGAAGTTCAGGAATGCATCTGGCGAGAAGATGCCTCAAGATGGTTGATGATCATTCGGAACCTGGACACTGATGGAATATTCTATCATGAGTGCCAGATATTGTTCGCTGCCACAGGGCAATTGGTTGAGCCTCGACCCTGTGAAATTCTAGGCGCGCCATTGTTCAAGGGTGCAATCTTTCACTCCGCGAGGTGGAATCACGATGTTGATcttgaaggaaagaaggttGTGGTTATTGGGAATGGAT GTACCGCGGCCCAAATCGTGCCATCTATCGTCGACCGTACCCAATCACTGACCCAGATCGTCCGCAGCAAACACTGGATATTTCCAGCGCACAACTTCTCATACCCAACCGTCCTGCAATGGATCTTCCACTACATCCCCCTAGCTATGAAATTACATCGGTTTCATATCTTCCTAATCGCAGAAAGCGACTTCCTTATGTTTCCAATGACAAAGCTAGCGGCTCGAATGCGTCAGATGAAACGAACATGGGCCGAAAGGTATATGCGAAAGGCTGCACCTGCAAAGTATCACGGCATTCTCATCCCCGATTTTGACGTGGGATGCAAG CGTCGAATCTTCGACTGCGGATACCTCGAGTCCCTACACAACGACAAATTGTGCCTCACAGATGCACCAATTGTTGAAATCGTGCCAGATGGAATCGTCACTACAGATGGATTCGTGCCTGCAGACGTGATTGTTCTGGCAACTGGTTTTCAAACAAACAAATTCGTGCCCTATACCCAGATCAAAGGCCAGAGCGGCAAGACACTCAATCAGCACTGGAGCCGTCATGATGGCCCGGGAGCATACAACTGCTCTATCATGAGTGGGTTTCCTAACTTTTTCCTTCTGCTCGGACCCAACGCTGCCACAGGACATACATCTGCCGTCATGGCGGTGGAGAA CTCAGTGAATTACGCGCTCCGCGTCCTAAAACCTGTTTTGAAAGGGGACGCAGCATATGTCGACCTCAAGCCGGAAGCAGAAGGCGAATACATCATGAAGATGCAGGAAGCCTTGAGAAACCGCGTGTGGCATACTGGGTGCAACTCT TGGTATGTTAACGAAAAGTCATGGAATGCGATGTCCTATCCTTGGTCGCAGGCACATTACTGGTGGCGCAGTCTGTTTCCGACATGGTCCGATTGGAATATCAAG GCAGCACAGAAGCCTAAGAACGTTTTGGCAAGTGCACAACTGGGAATTGGCTTGGTATCCCTCGTGGGGGTAGCGATTGTTGTTTTGAAAGAGCCAACAATTTGGGAGACCGTTTTAGGGTCAGTGAGGAGTGTGATGTCTACCTATGTGGCATAG
- a CDS encoding alpha/beta hydrolase (CAZy:CE10;~COG:I;~EggNog:ENOG410PR6J;~InterPro:IPR029058,IPR013094;~MEROPS:MER0034960;~PFAM:PF10340,PF07859;~go_function: GO:0016787 - hydrolase activity [Evidence IEA]) — MTSAGKSPLVQVLSDGSTRLLWQKAGGTKVLLFFHGGGYVMPLSPGHLDWMAYITDKASDAGIQLATCLLEYDLAPSKPYPKQMKQATLALNHLLNTGYNPNDIIFGGDSAGGHLALSLLSHIHNPRPEQGKVSLTAPIKGCFLVSPLTSFNFANRSYEQRFSADVLSKTIVQKWGDYLINHSPWQQEITEGNGWGMALDVPEMWWDGLDAVDQIMVTAGQEEVFRDHVLQLVDVFRRRSKAKVEWLVPVAEAHDGPLMDFSAKRSPSATTERITKWVIRCFD, encoded by the exons ATGACTTCTGCTGGGAAGTCGCCGCTTGTCCAGGTACTCTCTGATGGGTCGACTCGGCTATTATGGCAGAAGGCAGGCGGTACCAAGGTTCTGTTGTTCTTTCATG GTGGGGGATATGTTATGCCACTATCACCAGGGCATCTGGACTGGATGGCCTATATCACAGACAAAGCCTCCGACGCCGGTATACAGTTGGCCACCTGCCTGCTGGAATATG ATTTGGctccaagcaagccctatcCTAAGCAAATGAAACAGGCCACTCTAGCCTTAAACCATCTCCTTAACACTGGATACAATCCCAATGAT ATTATATTCGGCGGCGACTCAGCAGGCGGTCACCTCGCTCTTTCCCTGCTATCTCATATCCACAACCCACGTCCTGAGCAGGGCAAGGTTAGCCTCACCGCTCCAATAAAAGGCTGCTTTCTAGTCTCCCCGCTTACATCGTTCAATTTCGCCAACCGATCCTACGAGCAGCGCTTCAGCGCAGACGTACTCAGCAAAACCATCGTCCAAAAATGGGGCGACTATCTCATCAACCACTCCCCATGGCAGCAGGAAATTACCGAAGGTAACGGGTGGGGCATGGCTCTGGACGTACCGGAGATGTGGTGGGATGGACTGGACGCTGTGGACCAGATTATGGTAACTGCGGGCCAGGAGGAGGTATTCCGAGATCATGTATTGCAATTAGTTGATGTTTTCCGGCGGAGGTCTAAGGCAAAAGTAGAGTGGTTGGTGCCGGTTGCTGAAGCACACGATGGACCGTTGATGGACTTTTCGGCGAAAAGGTCACCCAGTGCTACCACGGAAAGGATTACGAAGTGGGTTATTCGGTGCTTTGACTAG
- a CDS encoding PPN1 endopolyphosphatase family protein (COG:I;~EggNog:ENOG410PK21;~InterPro:IPR004843,IPR011160,IPR041805;~PFAM:PF00149;~go_function: GO:0004767 - sphingomyelin phosphodiesterase activity [Evidence IEA];~go_function: GO:0016787 - hydrolase activity [Evidence IEA];~go_process: GO:0006685 - sphingomyelin catabolic process [Evidence IEA]) produces MTPHSAMAWSLSTPVSNAPLSLPGVSSFVASAGFPTSAFSAYYYSPAKPTRQPQPMIYDPVLNITFPHNLTNPDTIPDDKSDPIYFPGPVKNLSYTQKHALIDEIKVNVPQILQSDATKDSCAKCKKALAAAKPAALYAPTWVPDAMISLCQEYQLKSNDSCEDEFAASIFGATWTQVLAYADVEGLDGDYICNFFNPSSCAKPKTSPLDTTTLFPKSKPANASVPKPSGERVKVLHLSDIHLDPRYSVSSEANCSAGMCCRKNEYNAQFDDQIVLPASAYGAYKCDTPYDLALAALESVGPLTGTANGSPLAWTLYTGDLVSHEPENQLSQKYVEYTETSIFDMLKKYLGGPVFPVLGNHDTAPSNIDSPHSLPGRLGEQQSWNFEHVTGLWKHEGWIDAKTADEARTQYGGYSVKTHYGLRIIAFNSDFWYKSNYLNFINTTNPDNSGTFSWMITELQHAEDNHERVWIIGHVPSGWDGSNAFPNPTNLFYQIIDRYSPHVIANVFFGHNHEDEFMVYYADNGTIQNSNTALTTGWIGPSITPLTNLNSAFRLYEVDTGDFNIYNAYTFFSNVSEYSSLHETGPIFRLEYSTRETYGPAANWDANAPLNATFWHRVTEGMEKDLSLVSWFNALQGKRSIKSPACDSEECQLAKICYMRSGSSALGRECVQGYGSVQSDFKV; encoded by the exons ATGACGCCGCACTCTGCCATGGCTTGGTCACTTTCGACTCCGGTCTCTAATGCACCGTTATCCCTCCCCGGTGTATCTTCTTTCGTCGCGTCGGCTGGATTTCCGACGTCGGCTTTTTC GGCATATTATTATTCACCTGCAAAGCCAACACGGCAGCCTCAACCAATGATTTATGACCCAGTTCTGAACATCACATTTCCCCACAACTTAACAAATCCAGATACTATACCAGACGACAAGTCGGATCCAATCTATTTCCCGGGTCCAGTCAAGAACTTGTCTTACACGCAGAAGCATGCATTAATTGACGAAATAAAGGTCAATGTCCCGCAAATCCTGCAGTCAGATGCCACAAAGGACAGTTGCGCCAAATGCAAGAAGGCCTTGGCAGCAGCCAAGCCCGCCGCTCTATATGCGCCGACCTGGGTACCAGATGCTATGATTTCACTATGTCAAGAATACCAGCTCAAGTCAAATGACAGCTGTGAGGATGAGTTTGCTGCGTCGATATTTGGAGCGACCTGGACGCAGGTGCTGGCGTATGCAGATGTCGAGGGCCTTGATGGCGACTATATCTGCAACTTCTTCAATCCGTCTTCCTGCGCGAAGCCAAAGACGAGTCCATTGGATACGACGACTCTCTTTCCCAAATCTAAACCAGCGAATGCGAGTGTGCCTAAACCCAGCGGTGAACGAGTCAAGGTGCTGCACTTGTCGGATATCCACTTGGATCCACGGTATTCGGTGAGCTCCGAAGCGAACTGTTCGGCCGGCATGTGCTGTCGTAAGAACGAATACAATGCTCAATTTGATGACCAAATTGTTCTACCTGCATCCGCATATGGCGCATACAAGTGTGACACACCATATGATTTGGCTCTGGCGGCTTTGGAATCGGTTGGCCCTTTGACCGGAACGGCGAATGGCAGCCCTCTCGCTTGGACATTATATACGGGTGACCTGGTATCTCATGAGCCCGAGAACCAGTTGTCCCAGAAATACGTGGAGTACACAGAGACTAGCATCTTCGATATGCTGAAAAAATACCTTGGGGGACCGGTCTTCCCAGTGCTGGGAAATCACGACACTGCTCCGTCCAATATCGACTCACCACATAGCCTCCCGGGACGCCTTGGAGAACAACAGAGCTGGAACTTTGAACATGTCACGGGATTGTGGAAGCATGAAGGATGGATCGACGCAAAGACAGCAGATGAAGCACGGACACAGTACGGCGGTTATTCTGTCAAGACGCACTACGGTCTTCGTATTATTGCATTCAACAGTG ACTTCTGGTATAAAAGCAACTACCTAAACTTCATCAACACCACCAACCCCGACAACTCTGGCACCTTCTCCTGGATGATCACCGAACTCCAACATGCAGAAGACAACCACGAACGCGTCTGGATAATAGGCCATGTCCCCAGTGGCTGGGATGGAAGCAACGCATTCCCCAACCCAACCAACCTCTTCTACCAAATCATCGACCGCTACTCTCCCCACGTCATCGCAAACGTCTTCTTCGGCCATAACCATGAAGACGAGTTCATGGTCTACTACGCCGACAACGGGACCATTCAGAACAGCAATACGGCATTGACGACCGGCTGGATCGGTCCCAGCATCACGCCCCTAACAAACCTGAACAGCGCATTCCGCCTCTACGAAGTCGACACAGGCGACTTCAACATCTACAACGCCTACACATTCTTCAGCAACGTCTCCGAATACTCCTCCCTCCATGAAACAGGTCCAATCTTCCGCCTTGAATACTCAACCCGTGAAACCTACGGTCCCGCGGCAAACTGGGACGCAAACGCACCATTGAACGCGACATTCTGGCACCGCGTGACGGAAGGCATGGAGAAAGACTTGAGTCTCGTGAGCTGGTTTAATGCACTGCAGGGGAAGAGGAGCATTAAGAGTCCGGCGTGTGATAGTGAAGAGTGTCAGTTGGCGAAGATTTGTTACATGCGAAGTGGGAGTTCTGCGTTGGGGAGGGAGTGTGTTCAGGGGTATGGGTCTGTTCAGAGTGATTTTAAGGTATAG